The Dyadobacter sp. 676 DNA window CGACGGCGCCTATTATTTCCGGGTGAAATCCCACCAGACGGCGGACGCCATTATCGTGCTGCGCTCGGTGAACCGTTTCATTCAGTACGCACTGGATGAATATTTCATCTTCGGCATATTTTACGGAATGGTGCTGGTTTTCAGCTTCTACAACCTGATGATGTACCTCGCGGTGCGGCAGGTGCAATATCTGTATTACGTTCTGTATAACCTCAGTGTGGGCCTTTTTGAGATGTGTATCGACGGCATAGCCTATCAGTATCTATGGCCCGATGCGCCGCACTGGAACCAGTACGCCTATGGCATAGCCCTGTACGGTATCAGTATTTTCGCACTGCAGTTTACGAGGACATTGCTCTACACGCATAAAAAAGCCCCTGTACTGGACCGTATCATTCTGGGGATAATGGTTTTGCGGACCCTGTTTTTTGCCGTTTGCCTCTTCATCGACACCGACTGGTTCAGTTACAAGTTCGTGGAGCTGGTCCCGCTCGCGGTAGCGTTTTACACAGGCATATACATTTACCGGAAAGGTTACCATCCCGCACGTTTCTTTGTTTTGGGATACACCTTTCTTTCTATCGGCTTCATACACAAGTTGTTGCTAATGTTGCACGTCGACGGCCTGAATTTTGGCGTCGTCACCTATTACAGCCTGAGCATCTGTTTTGTGCTGGAAATGATTTTTCTCTCGTTCGCGATCGGCGACAAGGTGCGGGTGCTGAAAACCAAAAAGGATAAGGCGCAAAAACAAATCATTCACCAGATGAGGCTGAATGAAAAGTTGAAGGACTCACTGAACAGCAGGCTGGAAGCGCAGGTAGAAGAGCGGACGAGGGAAGTGCTGGAAAAGTCGGCGATTATCGAAGCGCAGAACCAGGAGCTGACGGAAGTCAATGCGCTTTTACAGAAACAGAAAGAGGAAATCCTGCAAATGAACCGGCTGCTGGAAAAGGATAACGAAGTGCTGCATACCAATGTGGTGAAAGTGACCCAGGCACGGGTGATGTCGGCGGAGGTGGATTTCGAGGAGTTCAGCAGGATTTACCCGGACAACGACAGCTGTTTCAGGTTTCTGGCGGCGATGAAATGGGGAAGCGATGCAGCCGGCGACCATTACGAATGCCGGAAATGCGGCCACAACCATTATTTTCACGGGCATTCGCCCCACAGCCGCCGGTGCGCCAAATGCGATTACGACGAATCGGTGATCGCCCATACGATTTTCCAGAATACCCGTATTCCGATCAACAAGGCATTTTATATGGTCTTTTTGATGTATACCACAAAGGGGAAAATTTCTTCTCACAAGTTGTCGGAAATCCTTTCCATCCGGCAAGGCACCTGCTGGGCATATGCCAGCAGGATCAAAAAAGTAATGCAGGACCGGCGCAAGGAGATTGCCGCTTCCAGATCGGGCGAGGGATGGAGCCTGCTCGTGCTCGACCATTCTTTCGAAACAGCCTGAGATACCCGCTCCCAAAACGTACCCCGCCGGATAACCCGCTTTTCCGCTTGGTGGAAATTTACGCACTTTTTTTGGCAAAAATCGACGGTTTGCAGCCGTATCAACGTTCGGGGCCGCGTGTGCGTCCAGGCCGCTGTCACCGGCTGTAAATCAGGCAAATCGACCGTCGTGGCCAACGGTTCCGAACCGTATCAATATTGATGTAAGTATCTATTATACAGGTGTTTATAAATATTTTCTGCTATTGATTTTCTCAAACTATGCCTAAATTTGCCCCATGGAATTGTCCAAGAAATTATCCGATTAATTACCAATAATTCATTTAACAATCTATGGGAAAGAGAATTACGGTGTTCATTGCCATGATTCTGGCGGCGGTAAGCCTCGCGAACGCGCAGGAGATCGTCGTGAAGGGGGTGGTCAGGGATCAGCAAAATCAGTCATTGCCCGGCGCAAGTGTGCTGGTGAAGGGAACGCAATCAGGTACTGTAACAGACGTAGACGGAAATTATTCGATCACCGTGCCCAATGAACAGGCGGTGCTGGTGGTCTCATTTATCGGTTACGAAACACAGGAAGTGACGGTAGGTTCCCAAACGAAGATCGACGTAACGCTCGGAGCGGACCTGAAAACGCTGAACGAGGTGGTAGTGATCGGTTATGGTACGCAGAAACGAGGCGATGTGACGACTTCAATAGCGTCGGTCGACACGAAAGACATCGAAGAACGGCCGATTTTACAGGCGGCGCAAGCCTTACAGGGAAAAGCAGCGGGCGTACAGGTCACGCAGCCTTCCGGAAAACCGGGCAGCGCGTTGTCTATCCGTGTACGCGGGGCGACGTCCGTACAGGCGGGTAACGAACCCCTGTACGTGGTCGACGGAGTGCCAACCATGGACACCCGCGACCTGAACGTGAACGATATCGAAAGTATCCAGGTATTGAAGGATGCATCTTCGGCGGCTATTTACGGCGCGAGGGCCTCGAATGGCGTAGTGATCGTCACTACCAAAAGGGGTAAGGCCAACCAGTCGCAGGTTAATTTCTCGGCCTATTACGGCTTTTCGAACATTGCCAAAAAGATCGACGTGCTGAATCCGCAGCAATATGCCGACCTGATGAATGAAATGGGGCATAACATCACGGTGGGCAGCGAAACGACCGACTGGAACAAGGAAGTTTTCACCACCGGACATAACCAGAACTACCAGCTTTCATTTTCGGGCGGTAACGACAAGAACAGGTATTTTGTATCGGGCGCGATCACCAAGGATCAGGGGATTATCAAGCCGGCCAGCTACCGGCGGTATTCGTTCCGCATGAACCTCGATAATCAGATCAAAAACTGGTTCAAACTGACGACGAACGTCAGCTATTCCAATGCCAGGATCCGCGATGTGAAGGACAACAACAACGCGGGCCGCAATGCGGTGGTATTGGGTGCGCTGGGTGCTCCGCCGACCATGGGCGTATATTCCCAGGATTCGGTAAGGGGAACGATTTTCTCGACAAATCCCCTTAAAGCAGGCTGGGACAATCCGCTGGCGGCCATGTTCGGGCCTGACCAGTCGGCCAGGGACAACCGGATTTTCGGCAATGTGGCCGGTGATTTCACGCTGGCCAAGGGGCTGGTGTTCCGTTCCAATTTCGGGATCGACTTTATGAACCATGCCAATGACTATTACCTGGACCCATACCGCACAACCGAGGGCTGGGGAGCCAACGGCAGCACGCACGGACTCGGCAATGCGACGCGTTCCAACTCCTTTACCTACCTCTGGGAAAATACGCTTAACTACGAAAAGAAATGGGAGAAGCATGAATTCTCGGCGCTGGCGGGTACGACCGTTCAGAAAAACAACTGGAACAATTCCTATATCGCGGGCCGGGACTTCCCTTCGGACGGCGTTGTGAAAACGATGAACGCGGCCAATGAGATCACCGAAGCCTACACCGAGCAATCGGAATGGTTTCTGAATTCCTATCTGGGGCGGTTGATGTACAACTTCGACAGCAAATACCTGATTACGGCCAACTTCCGGGCGGACGGGTCATCCAAGCTCGCCAAGGGAAACCAGTGGGGCTTTTTCCCGTCGGTGTCGGCCGGCTGGCGCATTTCGGCGGAGCCGTTCATGGAGGATGTCAAGTTCATCACCGACCTGGAAGCTGCGTGGCGGCTGGGGACAAAACGGTAACCAGGAAGGGCTGGCCAATTACGCATCCTATGGTTTGAACAGCTACACGCGCCGCACGCCTACCACGCCGCCTTCGGGCCCGGCCGTTACGCCTCCCACGTACGCGCCTAACCCCGACCTGCGATGGGAGACGACCACGCAGACCAACTTCGGTATCGACCTGAGTATGTTGCAGGGCCGCCTCACTTTCACTGCCGACGCCTATTTGAAAAAGACTCACGACCTGCTGCTGAATGTGCCGTTGCCAAACACAAGCGGCTACACCTACATACCCCGAAATTCCGGTAAGCTGGAAAACAAGGGGCTGGAATTCGTTTTGTCGAGCGTCAATTTTGATAAGTCGGATTTCCAGTGGACGACCGATTTCAACATTGCATTCAACCGCAACAAAATCACCGAACTGCAACTGAGCAAAATTTATCGCTACGCCGAGGTGGAAGGCCGGAGCGACCAGATCATCATTTTGCAGGAAGGGGCTTCCCTGGGAACGTTTTACGGTTACATCGCCGATGGCGTAAATCCGGAAACCGGCGACATGATCTACCGCGATATTAACGGCGACGGCGTTTTCTCTCCTTCCGACCGGACGGTCCTGGGCTCGGCACAGCCGAAATTTACTTACGGGATGAACAACAACCTGACCTACAAGAATTTCAGCCTGTCGTTCCTTTTCCAGGGCTCGCAGGGAAACAAGGCGTTCAATGCGTCGAGGCTGGAAACGGAGGGAATGTATGACAGCAAAAACCAGTCGACCGAGGTGCTGCGGCGCTGGCAAAAGGCGGGGGACATTACCGATATTCCGAGGGCAACCGACGGCAACGTCAACAACTCGCTGATTTCGTCGCGCTTTGTCGAAAACGCCTCCTTCCTGCGGATGAAAAGCGCCACGATCTCGTATGCGCTCGGTAAAGAGTTCGCCGACAAACTTAAACTGGGCCGGGCGACTGTTTACCTGACTGCCCAAAACCTTTTCACGATCACCAAATACAAAGGGTTCGACCCCGAGGTGAATGCGTTCACGTCGAGCGGAGCCACCC harbors:
- a CDS encoding TonB-dependent receptor, with the protein product MSSSSPTWKLRGGWGQNGNQEGLANYASYGLNSYTRRTPTTPPSGPAVTPPTYAPNPDLRWETTTQTNFGIDLSMLQGRLTFTADAYLKKTHDLLLNVPLPNTSGYTYIPRNSGKLENKGLEFVLSSVNFDKSDFQWTTDFNIAFNRNKITELQLSKIYRYAEVEGRSDQIIILQEGASLGTFYGYIADGVNPETGDMIYRDINGDGVFSPSDRTVLGSAQPKFTYGMNNNLTYKNFSLSFLFQGSQGNKAFNASRLETEGMYDSKNQSTEVLRRWQKAGDITDIPRATDGNVNNSLISSRFVENASFLRMKSATISYALGKEFADKLKLGRATVYLTAQNLFTITKYKGFDPEVNAFTSSGATLGIDYGTYPVSRAFVAGLNVQF
- a CDS encoding 7TM diverse intracellular signaling domain-containing protein is translated as MHRMPYFSIPGCRKPILLIALFVIGVFGHAFPQRTVEIADSQDQHMFIGDEIQYLEDTTGGYTLAEILSPALNGRFVNSRTNTPQNYNLKSTYWYRIRIRHNPESGKNWVLEFFDQTIDDITAYSPDGHGGYVMRRMGDQLPFRNREYAHKNFELNIPNTTAYDGAYYFRVKSHQTADAIIVLRSVNRFIQYALDEYFIFGIFYGMVLVFSFYNLMMYLAVRQVQYLYYVLYNLSVGLFEMCIDGIAYQYLWPDAPHWNQYAYGIALYGISIFALQFTRTLLYTHKKAPVLDRIILGIMVLRTLFFAVCLFIDTDWFSYKFVELVPLAVAFYTGIYIYRKGYHPARFFVLGYTFLSIGFIHKLLLMLHVDGLNFGVVTYYSLSICFVLEMIFLSFAIGDKVRVLKTKKDKAQKQIIHQMRLNEKLKDSLNSRLEAQVEERTREVLEKSAIIEAQNQELTEVNALLQKQKEEILQMNRLLEKDNEVLHTNVVKVTQARVMSAEVDFEEFSRIYPDNDSCFRFLAAMKWGSDAAGDHYECRKCGHNHYFHGHSPHSRRCAKCDYDESVIAHTIFQNTRIPINKAFYMVFLMYTTKGKISSHKLSEILSIRQGTCWAYASRIKKVMQDRRKEIAASRSGEGWSLLVLDHSFETA
- a CDS encoding SusC/RagA family TonB-linked outer membrane protein, with product MGKRITVFIAMILAAVSLANAQEIVVKGVVRDQQNQSLPGASVLVKGTQSGTVTDVDGNYSITVPNEQAVLVVSFIGYETQEVTVGSQTKIDVTLGADLKTLNEVVVIGYGTQKRGDVTTSIASVDTKDIEERPILQAAQALQGKAAGVQVTQPSGKPGSALSIRVRGATSVQAGNEPLYVVDGVPTMDTRDLNVNDIESIQVLKDASSAAIYGARASNGVVIVTTKRGKANQSQVNFSAYYGFSNIAKKIDVLNPQQYADLMNEMGHNITVGSETTDWNKEVFTTGHNQNYQLSFSGGNDKNRYFVSGAITKDQGIIKPASYRRYSFRMNLDNQIKNWFKLTTNVSYSNARIRDVKDNNNAGRNAVVLGALGAPPTMGVYSQDSVRGTIFSTNPLKAGWDNPLAAMFGPDQSARDNRIFGNVAGDFTLAKGLVFRSNFGIDFMNHANDYYLDPYRTTEGWGANGSTHGLGNATRSNSFTYLWENTLNYEKKWEKHEFSALAGTTVQKNNWNNSYIAGRDFPSDGVVKTMNAANEITEAYTEQSEWFLNSYLGRLMYNFDSKYLITANFRADGSSKLAKGNQWGFFPSVSAGWRISAEPFMEDVKFITDLEAAWRLGTKR